A genome region from Candidatus Zixiibacteriota bacterium includes the following:
- a CDS encoding Rrf2 family transcriptional regulator, which translates to MKVSALEEYGLRCLLQLAKTDGGPLTLPEISEREGLSLSYVGKLMMILKKAGLVQAVRGRQGGYMLTDKPDKIFLKAVFEALGGPLYDSGHCDRYTGDQDNCVHLEDCTVRRMWRGFSDMISAFLGKLTLADLAEGDYDFKKQMEKILSEHKPN; encoded by the coding sequence ATGAAAGTTTCCGCCCTTGAAGAATATGGTCTGCGCTGTCTTTTGCAATTGGCCAAAACTGACGGCGGTCCTTTAACCCTGCCGGAAATATCTGAACGCGAAGGACTTTCGCTTTCGTATGTCGGTAAGCTGATGATGATTCTGAAAAAGGCAGGGCTGGTGCAGGCGGTTCGTGGACGACAGGGCGGTTATATGCTGACTGATAAACCAGACAAAATTTTCCTCAAGGCAGTTTTTGAAGCTTTGGGAGGCCCGCTTTACGATTCCGGCCACTGTGACCGCTATACAGGTGACCAGGATAACTGTGTTCATTTGGAAGACTGCACTGTGCGCAGAATGTGGCGCGGGTTTTCTGATATGATTTCCGCCTTTCTGGGCAAACTGACTTTGGCCGACCTGGCCGAGGGTGATTACGATTTCAAAAAACAGATGGAAAAAATACTTTCAGAACATAAACCGAATTGA
- the sufC gene encoding Fe-S cluster assembly ATPase SufC gives MTDKNVIFKFNDVHVKVEDKEVVRGVSLELKAGEKHAIMGPNGSGKSSLANALAGHPAYEITAGRVTIDGQDLLELDSTERARAGLFLAFQYPLAIPGVSVSNFLRAAIKSKYDGDESVLRSFRKDLMAKFELLEVDKSFATRYLNEGFSGGEKKRLEILQMAMLNPKMAILDETDSGLDIDALKVVSKGINTVASDNNAMLLVTHYQRILNYVKPDYVHVMMNGRFVRSGGPRLALELEEKGYDWLKAENSQAVEV, from the coding sequence ATGACAGATAAAAATGTGATATTCAAATTCAATGATGTCCATGTAAAAGTCGAGGACAAGGAAGTTGTCAGGGGTGTTTCGCTCGAGCTCAAGGCGGGTGAGAAACATGCGATCATGGGGCCTAACGGCTCCGGTAAATCCTCTCTGGCTAACGCTCTGGCGGGCCATCCTGCTTATGAAATTACCGCCGGCAGAGTTACAATCGACGGCCAGGATCTCCTGGAGCTGGATTCGACTGAGCGAGCCCGAGCCGGCTTGTTTCTGGCTTTTCAATATCCGCTGGCGATTCCGGGTGTCAGCGTCTCCAATTTTCTGCGGGCCGCGATCAAGTCGAAGTACGATGGTGACGAATCTGTCCTGCGCAGTTTCCGCAAGGATCTGATGGCCAAATTCGAGCTTCTCGAAGTAGATAAATCATTTGCCACTCGCTACCTGAACGAAGGATTTTCGGGTGGCGAGAAAAAACGCCTGGAGATTCTTCAGATGGCTATGCTGAATCCGAAGATGGCTATTCTGGATGAGACCGATTCCGGGCTGGATATCGACGCATTGAAGGTTGTATCAAAGGGAATCAACACCGTCGCTTCCGACAATAACGCGATGCTTCTGGTGACACATTACCAGAGGATATTAAACTACGTCAAACCTGATTATGTGCATGTGATGATGAACGGTCGTTTTGTCCGTTCGGGTGGTCCGAGGCTGGCCCTCGAACTGGAGGAGAAAGGTTACGACTGGTTAAAAGCCGAGAACTCCCAGGCTGTGGAGGTATAA
- the sufB gene encoding Fe-S cluster assembly protein SufB, which yields MAEVTRNKDIESIGQDYATRYGFRDPEEYFHKGAKGVNHEVVEMISRMKDEPDWMRQYRHQALDVFLSKPMPKWGNTELLNSIDFENIYYYIKPIEKQGRSWEEVPENIKNTFDKLGIPEAERKFLAGVSAQYESEVVYHSMQEELEKQGVIFKDMDTGLREHPELIKEYFGHVIPMTDNKFAALNWAVWSGGSFIYVPPGLDVKIPLQAYFRINAENMGQFERTLIIADKGSRVHYIEGCTAPIYSTDSLHSAVVELIAKDDAYIRYTTIQNWSNNIYNLVTKRAHAHKNATVEWVDGNIGSKLTMKFPCIYLLGEHAKGEILSVAFAGTGQHQDAGAKVIHVAPETSSRITSKSISKAGGRASYRGLAKVYKQAEKSKISVECDALLLDGASRSDTYPTMEIDADDVKIEHEARVSKVAEEQLFYLTSRGLTEDEARLLIINGFIEPFTRELPMEYAVELNRLIELEMEGSVG from the coding sequence ATGGCAGAAGTTACCAGAAATAAAGATATAGAATCGATCGGGCAGGATTATGCCACCCGCTACGGATTTCGGGACCCGGAAGAGTATTTTCATAAGGGTGCAAAAGGGGTCAACCATGAGGTTGTGGAAATGATCTCCCGAATGAAAGATGAGCCGGACTGGATGCGTCAGTATCGGCACCAGGCTTTGGATGTGTTTTTGTCCAAGCCGATGCCGAAGTGGGGTAACACTGAACTGCTCAATTCGATCGATTTTGAAAACATATACTACTATATAAAGCCGATCGAAAAACAGGGCCGCAGCTGGGAAGAAGTGCCCGAAAATATCAAGAACACTTTCGATAAGCTTGGTATACCGGAAGCTGAACGCAAGTTTCTGGCGGGAGTCTCGGCCCAGTATGAATCGGAAGTGGTCTACCATTCGATGCAGGAAGAACTCGAAAAACAGGGTGTAATCTTCAAGGATATGGACACCGGTCTGCGTGAGCATCCGGAACTTATCAAGGAATATTTCGGCCATGTCATCCCTATGACCGACAATAAGTTTGCCGCCCTCAACTGGGCTGTCTGGTCGGGTGGGTCGTTTATCTATGTTCCCCCGGGCCTGGATGTCAAGATTCCGCTTCAGGCCTATTTCCGGATCAACGCCGAGAATATGGGACAGTTCGAGCGGACCCTGATTATTGCCGACAAAGGTTCGCGGGTGCATTACATCGAGGGCTGTACCGCTCCAATTTACTCCACCGATTCACTGCATTCGGCAGTTGTGGAGTTGATCGCCAAAGATGATGCTTATATTCGTTACACAACCATTCAGAACTGGTCCAACAACATATATAACCTGGTTACCAAGCGGGCTCATGCGCACAAAAATGCCACGGTGGAATGGGTTGACGGCAATATCGGTTCCAAGCTGACCATGAAATTTCCCTGTATATACCTGCTGGGTGAACATGCCAAGGGTGAAATTCTGTCGGTCGCGTTTGCCGGGACCGGACAGCATCAGGATGCGGGTGCCAAGGTGATCCATGTCGCTCCCGAAACCAGTTCACGGATCACTTCCAAGTCGATTTCGAAAGCCGGCGGTCGGGCCTCCTATCGTGGTCTGGCAAAAGTTTACAAGCAGGCTGAAAAATCTAAGATCTCGGTCGAATGCGATGCCCTGCTTCTGGATGGCGCATCACGGTCGGATACATATCCGACGATGGAGATCGATGCCGACGATGTCAAGATCGAACATGAAGCCAGAGTTAGCAAGGTGGCCGAAGAACAGCTCTTCTACCTGACCTCGCGGGGATTGACCGAGGACGAGGCCAGGCTTCTGATCATCAATGGATTCATTGAACCGTTTACACGCGAGCTCCCGATGGAGTACGCGGTCGAGCTCAATCGTTTGATCGAGCTGGAAATGGAGGGTTCAGTTGGCTAA